One Apteryx mantelli isolate bAptMan1 chromosome 2, bAptMan1.hap1, whole genome shotgun sequence genomic window, TCATGCCTTCACAACATGTGAACAGACCCTCCTCATCTGTCACCTAAGCAACTTTCTCGGCTCATCCAGCTCCTAAGCTCCCAGTCTGGTGGGATGCTCTCAgtgagttttttttcccctctcttctttcCCAAGCCCTTCAGAAACAGCCCCCCTAGTACTACCTTTCTTCCTTTACTCTGCAGAGAGAACgaatgctggtgctgtgtgtgacCCCTTCCTCTCCTCACCTAAAACCCAAACCAAGTAATTCATTTCCTCCTTACCCTCTCATCCACTAGGCCTGGATAAAATCAGTCggtgcatctcttccttttcacAATGCTACACTGAATCCAAACGGAGAGAGTGACTTTTAGTTACCTGCAAAACAAGAGTAAACCACTACAAAAGTTAACCCAAGAGTTTTGAGAGGAAAGCAATGACTCTTAAGCAAGTGGGATAGGGAACCCTGTGCAAAAAGCAACCCCATATCGGTAAGATTCGCTTAATAAACACGCAGTCTTTCCTGCAGAAGTCATGGCTGCAAACAGCCTTTCCCCTTGCCCTAGCATTAATAAGCACATGGCGGGAGGGCACGGGAGAAGTCTGCGCCGGCTGAAGCGGGGCAGCGGACAGCATCATCCACACCGCCCTCCCGCCTCAGCTGTGGGAAGGCGAGGTCGCAGCAGCACCCTGCTGGGCCCCCTCAGCCACCAGGGCCCCCTGCTCCGTGCCCCTCCGCTGGGCGGGAAGGCGGACttgcgggggccggcgcggcggttGGGGCCATTGAACCGCCACTCTCCTCaactgtcggggggggggggagggggaggcgacCCCGAGAGCCACGCGGCCCCGCCCCCAACGGCCCCCAACGGCCCCCAACACTCTCGGCGCCGCgccctcccccctcccaccccaaccGCCCCCGGAGCGGCGCGCCACactcctcgctcccccccgcaGCACCCCTACCGGCGTCGCGTCACGTGACGCTACCAGGGGGCGGAGGCGCGCGCGGCGGCTGCGCAGAGTTTGCGCGCATGCGCCCTGCCGCCGCgacgggcggggcgggggcgcgcgcgcccCCTCCGCCGGCCGGGCGCCGCCATGTCGGTGTTTCACGATGAGGTGGAGATCGAGGACTTCGAGTACGACGAGGAGACCGAGACCTACAGCTACCCGTGCCCCTGCGGGGACCGCTTCCTCATCACCCGGGTAACGGCGGGCGCGCTGGGACGGGCGGGGGCGGGGAGCAGCGCTAGGTCGcgggcccggccccccggcccgggTGCCGCTGGGCCGCGGGTCGGTGACTGTCTGCCGCCCCGGCGGCCGTTGCAGGAGGACCTGGAAAACGGCGAGGACGTGGCCACCTGCCCTAGCTGCTCCCTGATCCTGCGCGTCATTTACGACCAGGTGGGTGCGGGGAAAGGTTTGTGGGGCGGGGTTGCGGCCTACTTCCCGGGCGCCGGATCGGCCAAACCTATCCTGCGTTTGGCACCCCTGAGGAGAGCGCGGTGGGGGCTTTTGAAACCCGCTAGTAAACACGGGACGGAGCTGTCAGGGAGCCAGTGGCACCTTTTTTCGTGGCTACAGCTCCTGTCTCATCTGCTTCTTCCTGGGGTCATCTTATGCCTATTGTGTTCGGGCCTTCAAACATGCCTGCTTGAGTGGGTGCAGGGTGAAATGCAGGCAAAACAGTCTCTGCAGTAGTAAGATGCATCTTTGCTTGTCTTAACTCTTAGCAGCCCTATGATCTAGCCTCGTAGTTCTTCTTATCTAGTAAGCATTTTATGGCTTTCATATTTTGGGAGACAGTTAGTTTCTTACCActtacaaactgaaaaacaaaacagctatcTGATATTTTTTGAGGGAGAGGAGATCCAAAAGTAATAAAAGGGAGCTAAAACTCTATTTGCTGTCTTTAGGAGCAGTTCATGTGTGGCGAAGTCATTGCAGAACCTTTGGCAAACAAGGAATTGATTAAGTGCTGATGAATGCATCGAACTACTGCTGCTTTAGAATAAGAAATTATGGGGATGTCAACTTTGGAAAGAGACATGGCGCTCCTCCTGGAAGTGCTTGCTGTGAGATACAAGTGCAATAACTGGCTGTCTTCGTCGTTTGAAAGAGAAGTTGCTGATGTCAAGACATGAGTGGGTTTTGTTCAAAAGGGGTATATAGTTTAAGCAATTATAAATCATAATGCATATTCCAGAAGACTCAACGGGTATGATTCAAATCAACTGCAGATCAGTACATAGAAAAAGTGTGTGGAGCCGTCCTACAGAAAAATTAGAACACTTATCTAGCACTGGTTTCTTAGTCTATAAAGAAGCAGGCTCTATGTGGGTATATGCAAGTGTGAAACAGCATTGGGAGCAGAAATGCTgggaaacaaaatttaaaagtctGTAAGACATGAGGCTATACGTAATTAGTTTTGACGCAGTATGGTGTCAGCTGGGATGTGGACCACAGTCCCTCCAGTGCATATGGAAAGTGAGGCAAAATTAAGAGACCCAAAATCAATGCTGTTGGTAAATTGTTTTTACTCCTGTAAGCGCGAAGAAAATCTAGTTGTATTTATATCTGCAATAGGCACAACACATGATTTGCAGCAAATTTGCTTCTTGAATTGGAGTTGCTTTGAAACAGCTTTGGTAGCTGTTATCAAATGACTATCTGAAATAGTAGTAATGtatgtgtttttttgtgttgtgtgaaatgaaacaaaagaggcttttttttttttaatccctgcaAACCTATTAGTGTTCCACAAATGGATTAGAACTTGAAGTGGATTCCAAGTTACCCTTATTTTCACAACAAATTTGTGATTTAACTATTGCAGCAATTATAAAATAGGCTGCCATTCTTTGTGCTGTTTGTAGCAGTACATCTGCTGAAGTTCCATCTTCCTTTcttaggttctgtaattgtagatTCTGGTTCATGGGAAAGGTGTTTATTGTCACTTCCTGGAAAGGAGATGCACAGGTTTTACCTTATTCATTAGTAACAAGTAATTTTTTTAGGGTAGAAAAGAGTTTAAACAATATACTCCGAAGTACTTTAATTCTAGTATTCTTTAATTCTTGTATTACAAACCACTGcatttaagtatttattttaaatgatgttcATTCACATGTTTTACTAGGACCTGATATCCTTGAAGttaaatttggggaaaaatatttgtATAACATTTATATGGTTATTTCCCTCTGGGCACTAGAGATAAGCAATTCTTGAATTGAattcttgcttttaatttttttgtttttacaacgTTGTGTGAATGTTGGAGATGAGaattgtaattatttttctaaaaaaaagaacaaaaattaaaaaaccaCCCTTCAGCCAGAAGTTTTGAATGCAGTGTGAACAACCCAATGTGTTTCATGACTTAACCAGAAGGTGGCACTCATGTTACTTAGATCTccgtacttaaaaaaaaaaaatctgtgatacTTTGGTTAGATATATcttagcaaatatttattttgactATTTAAATAAAGATATTTAAGCCTCACCAGTGCTTTTAATGGTCTGTTGTTTATTCTGTTTGTACACCACCCACAAAGATTTTCTAAAGGTGTtgatttgctgctgctgctgtggtaaTGATACTTGAATTTCTTTTagtttgcttaaaagaaaaaaaaaggttgtcgGTCTATCAGTAGATGCTACAAATCAAATTTACAGGAACCCCCTTTAAGCTCATATTCAAACTGGTGGAAAAACCCTTAAGATATTATACGTAGTATAAGTCTTCTAAACCAAATAGAGCATGCTAAAAAGGAATACCAGGGAATGTATGCTCAGCAGTCGTTATATCAAATTAAATTGCCACATGGGGGATCTCTAAATGTGcataaattttaaaagaataattcaACAAGATTTCATTTTATAATGAATATAAGGCACTGTTGTATAGATTTTTATGAAACTTGTGTAGAAAATTGTTTATACTCGATATAGTGAATTACATGTGGTAAAGTGCTTAAAGTGTCGAGTGAGTTTTACTTGACATGTTAATGCAAGCTTTGAAGTGATTGTAGTGCTTCTTAAAGATTTAAAATACAGGTAATGGCTTTTTAACAGTAATTTTAGCAAAATTAATTACTTTATTACATCAGTTCAGGACCATCTGTTACTGCTTAAGACTTGGTAATGAGCTTTTTCTTACCAAGTAGGAATAGTGTCCAGGTTGTATAATGCCATCTTGATGCACGTTAAAACTATTGCATTATGTAATATGTATCCATCTTTGACATCAGCTTCATGAAGTATGT contains:
- the DPH3 gene encoding diphthamide biosynthesis protein 3 encodes the protein MSVFHDEVEIEDFEYDEETETYSYPCPCGDRFLITREDLENGEDVATCPSCSLILRVIYDQEQFMCGEVIAEPLANKELIKC